A genomic window from Maridesulfovibrio sp. includes:
- a CDS encoding DUF6682 family protein, producing the protein MIASEIITDLRKALHDPDGVRWDDKTLLGLITKAQRHLVMLRPDASSVVERVELTSGSTRQDVPDQGRFIGLVRNINADGSPGMAITPVDRVSLDEINLAWHGEPPSEVIDNYAFEEKVPTVFWVSPAPAAGVRVELEFSRRPPKLESLEQKLIVPDIFADPLEDYVLYRCWARSNSSPSSWQKGMECLRQMYVAIGEEAKARLLISPNSEAKNG; encoded by the coding sequence ATGATCGCTTCGGAAATCATCACCGATCTGCGTAAGGCCCTGCATGACCCTGATGGTGTGCGCTGGGATGATAAGACTTTGCTTGGGCTTATCACCAAGGCGCAGCGTCATCTGGTCATGCTCCGGCCGGACGCAAGTTCCGTGGTGGAGCGGGTTGAACTTACCTCCGGTTCTACTCGGCAGGATGTTCCTGATCAGGGCCGTTTTATCGGTCTGGTCAGGAACATCAATGCCGATGGTTCTCCGGGAATGGCCATTACCCCTGTGGATCGTGTTTCCCTCGATGAAATCAATCTGGCCTGGCACGGGGAGCCTCCCTCCGAAGTCATTGATAACTACGCATTTGAGGAAAAGGTTCCTACCGTATTTTGGGTTTCTCCTGCTCCGGCAGCCGGGGTGCGAGTGGAACTGGAGTTCTCGCGCAGGCCTCCGAAGTTAGAATCTTTGGAGCAGAAACTGATTGTGCCGGATATCTTTGCTGATCCGCTGGAAGATTACGTGCTTTATCGTTGCTGGGCCCGTAGCAATTCCTCTCCAAGCAGCTGGCAGAAGGGTATGGAATGCCTGCGTCAGATGTATGTCGCTATCGGGGAAGAAGCTAAAGCCCGTCTGTTGATCAGTCCTAACAGTGAGGCGAAGAATGGTTAA
- a CDS encoding Rha family transcriptional regulator produces MPDIIPKVSIEKGRPIVSSLSIAEHFGKQHKDVLRKIEHLEIPEEFNERNFAPVDYKDAKGESRPAYNLTRDGFHILVMGFTGKAAMQWKIRYIEAFNAMENMLSEPQQLPATTPSRDKFKELYQLLTEWSTQLRDKEVWDPHNSLQNAIACMMISIGKDERHPVLELTTDEIFHGCEYLRMQITTISGAPAQPVQSAVELEKARIRSEKARKSARARWDKQKALKK; encoded by the coding sequence ATGCCTGATATCATCCCCAAAGTATCCATCGAAAAAGGCCGTCCCATTGTCTCATCATTAAGCATTGCCGAGCACTTCGGCAAACAACACAAGGACGTTCTTCGTAAAATTGAACACCTTGAAATTCCAGAAGAATTTAACGAGCGCAATTTTGCGCCCGTTGATTATAAAGACGCAAAAGGGGAATCCCGCCCCGCCTACAACCTCACCCGTGACGGCTTCCACATCCTCGTCATGGGCTTCACAGGCAAGGCGGCCATGCAATGGAAGATTCGTTACATTGAAGCTTTCAATGCCATGGAGAATATGCTCTCAGAACCGCAGCAGCTTCCAGCTACAACACCCAGCAGGGACAAATTCAAGGAACTCTACCAGCTCCTGACCGAATGGAGCACCCAGCTCCGGGATAAAGAAGTCTGGGACCCGCATAACAGTCTGCAAAATGCCATTGCCTGCATGATGATCTCCATCGGCAAGGATGAACGGCACCCAGTTCTGGAACTAACAACAGATGAAATATTCCACGGCTGCGAATACCTGCGCATGCAGATCACTACCATCAGCGGCGCACCAGCCCAGCCTGTTCAATCTGCGGTAGAACTTGAAAAAGCCCGTATCCGCTCTGAAAAGGCCCGGAAATCAGCCCGGGCCAGATGGGATAAACAGAAGGCTCTCAAAAAATAA
- a CDS encoding type II toxin-antitoxin system YhaV family toxin — protein MSSWKIYFFHLFQIRFKKLVEDVRALKKDDPDGYQGHPKSKMLNAVVRSIKRLRGDPTGDDYQMGKNVLSGYRYWRRVKKDLPQRHRLFFRFWSSKQKVILAWLNDEKNLRKDGAKTDVYRCFFKMLENGTVPNSYDELMSKSNEYKSAKPKNVAVKEN, from the coding sequence ATGAGTTCATGGAAGATTTATTTTTTTCATTTATTTCAGATTAGATTTAAGAAGCTTGTGGAGGACGTTAGGGCGTTAAAAAAAGACGATCCTGATGGCTATCAAGGACACCCTAAGTCAAAAATGCTTAATGCTGTTGTTCGCAGTATTAAACGGCTAAGGGGAGACCCAACAGGCGATGATTATCAAATGGGAAAAAATGTCTTAAGTGGATACCGCTATTGGCGTAGAGTGAAAAAAGATCTTCCTCAAAGGCATCGTTTGTTTTTTCGGTTTTGGTCTAGTAAGCAAAAAGTCATTTTAGCTTGGTTAAATGACGAAAAGAATTTACGTAAAGACGGTGCTAAGACAGATGTTTATCGATGTTTTTTTAAAATGCTTGAGAATGGAACAGTACCAAATAGTTATGACGAACTTATGAGTAAATCAAACGAATATAAATCAGCTAAACCTAAAAATGTAGCTGTTAAAGAGAATTAA